From a region of the Citricoccus muralis genome:
- a CDS encoding aldo/keto reductase, producing the protein MSTGEIRPVPTPEHHAPYVAAADRYESTGYRRVGATGLALPPISLGLWWNFGDNRPFSTQREILTHAFDRGITHFDLANNYGPPAGSAEENFGRVLAKDLGRYRDELIISSKAGWNMWPGPYGNLGSRKYILASADASLQRMGLDYVDLFYSHRADADTPLEETIGALHTLVTQGKALYVGLSSYSPERTVEAQRIARELGTPLVIHQPAYSLLNRWVEDGLLQTLQEQDMGSIAFTPLAQGLLTDKYLHDDGAVPSGGRTSLSGHLTEENLATARALNEIAGERGQSLAQLAIAWLLREGGVTSVLLGASSTGQLDENLGALANTAFTDEELARIDAITGRESSIDIWNVSARID; encoded by the coding sequence ATGAGCACCGGTGAGATCCGCCCCGTACCCACGCCCGAACACCACGCCCCCTATGTGGCGGCGGCGGACCGCTATGAGTCCACCGGCTACCGCCGGGTCGGCGCCACGGGCCTCGCGCTGCCGCCGATCAGCCTGGGACTGTGGTGGAACTTCGGGGACAACCGCCCCTTCTCCACCCAGCGGGAGATCCTGACCCATGCCTTCGACCGCGGCATCACGCACTTCGACTTGGCCAACAACTACGGGCCGCCCGCCGGATCCGCCGAGGAGAACTTCGGCCGCGTCCTGGCCAAGGACCTGGGCCGCTACCGGGACGAGTTGATCATCTCCTCGAAGGCGGGCTGGAACATGTGGCCGGGGCCGTACGGCAACCTGGGCTCCCGCAAGTACATCCTGGCCTCCGCGGACGCCTCCCTGCAGCGGATGGGCCTGGACTACGTGGACCTGTTCTACTCCCACCGCGCGGATGCGGACACCCCCCTGGAGGAGACCATCGGTGCCCTGCACACCCTGGTCACCCAAGGCAAGGCGCTCTACGTGGGCCTGTCCTCCTACTCACCCGAGCGCACGGTCGAGGCCCAGCGCATCGCCCGGGAGCTGGGCACTCCGCTGGTGATCCACCAGCCCGCATACTCCCTGCTCAACCGCTGGGTGGAGGACGGCCTCCTGCAGACCCTGCAGGAGCAGGACATGGGGTCCATCGCCTTCACGCCACTGGCCCAGGGCCTGCTGACGGACAAGTACCTGCACGACGACGGCGCCGTCCCCTCCGGCGGCCGCACCTCCCTGTCCGGTCACCTCACCGAGGAGAACCTCGCGACGGCCCGGGCGCTGAACGAGATCGCCGGCGAGCGCGGCCAGTCCCTGGCCCAGCTGGCCATCGCCTGGCTGCTGCGCGAGGGCGGGGTGACCTCGGTGCTGCTGGGGGCCTCCTCCACGGGACAGCTGGACGAGAACCTGGGCGCCCTGGCCAACACGGCGTTCACGGACGAGGAGTTGGCGCGCATCGATGCGATCACCGGCCGCGAGTCCAGCATCGACATCTGGAACGTCTCCGCCCGGATCGACTGA
- a CDS encoding acyl-CoA dehydrogenase family protein: MMTTTTERTNSASNGASTGTEPSGQAYRAVREQLAPVFAAIADSAAEREAEHIIDRDAVRRLAAAGFTSLRVPVEYGGAGLSFAEQAQLIVELAAADSNLVQALRAHLINQESVLGHPDPVFRDRWLRRLGDGAVVGNAVTEINNAVGEGTTTLVQDAEGTWRLNGTKFYSTGTLYADWIIVAAVDAHGEEIAATVSVNAPGVTLLDDWDGFGQQLTASGTTVFENTPVEAEEVYTGGLDDGTRVATGQASWQFLHLAALTGIAEAIVRDVSEYVRGRRRSFSHGTAELPRDDAQVLQVVGELSSAAFAARAAFDSVASALGGILGREAAGEDLPEEDTNALYIRVYQAQQVIAKNVLAAATHLFEVGGASALSQSKRLDRHWRNARVLANHNPLIYRSRLIGDWEVNATPPARSYRIGSVPNAQ, encoded by the coding sequence CCAACGGCGCCTCCACCGGAACCGAACCGTCCGGCCAGGCCTACCGGGCCGTCCGGGAGCAGCTGGCCCCGGTGTTCGCCGCCATCGCGGACAGCGCCGCCGAACGGGAGGCGGAGCACATCATCGACCGCGACGCCGTCCGGCGGCTGGCCGCGGCAGGGTTCACCTCCCTGCGGGTGCCGGTGGAGTACGGCGGCGCCGGACTCTCCTTCGCGGAGCAGGCACAGTTGATCGTGGAGCTGGCGGCGGCGGACTCGAACCTGGTCCAGGCCCTGCGTGCGCACCTGATCAACCAGGAGAGCGTGCTGGGTCACCCGGACCCGGTGTTCCGGGACCGGTGGCTGCGCCGCCTCGGGGACGGCGCCGTGGTCGGCAACGCCGTCACGGAGATCAACAATGCCGTGGGGGAGGGGACCACCACGCTGGTCCAGGACGCCGAGGGCACCTGGCGGCTCAACGGCACGAAGTTCTACTCCACCGGGACGCTCTACGCCGACTGGATCATCGTGGCGGCCGTGGACGCCCACGGTGAGGAGATCGCCGCCACGGTGTCCGTGAATGCCCCCGGTGTCACCCTGCTGGATGACTGGGATGGCTTCGGCCAGCAGCTCACCGCCTCCGGCACCACGGTGTTCGAGAACACGCCGGTCGAGGCCGAGGAGGTCTACACCGGCGGCCTGGATGACGGCACCCGCGTCGCCACCGGCCAGGCCAGCTGGCAGTTCCTGCACCTGGCGGCGTTGACCGGCATCGCCGAGGCCATCGTGCGGGACGTCAGCGAATATGTCCGCGGCCGGCGTCGTTCCTTCAGCCATGGGACCGCGGAGCTGCCGCGGGACGACGCCCAGGTGCTCCAGGTCGTCGGTGAGCTCTCCTCCGCCGCGTTCGCCGCGCGGGCCGCCTTCGACTCGGTGGCCTCCGCGCTGGGCGGCATCCTCGGACGGGAGGCCGCCGGTGAGGACCTGCCGGAGGAGGACACCAACGCCCTCTACATCCGCGTCTACCAGGCCCAGCAGGTCATCGCGAAGAACGTCCTGGCCGCGGCCACCCACCTGTTCGAGGTGGGCGGCGCCTCGGCCCTGAGCCAGTCGAAGCGGCTGGACCGGCACTGGCGCAACGCCCGCGTGCTGGCCAACCACAACCCCCTGATCTACCGGTCCCGCCTCATCGGGGACTGGGAGGTCAACGCCACTCCGCCGGCCCGTTCCTACCGCATCGGCTCCGTGCCGAACGCGCAGTGA
- a CDS encoding ABC transporter permease, whose product MTTQPQTQPRITADAGTTGAVPAAPHPAGPASSAAWRRVPTTVWIAGVFAGLLVLAAFAPGVLATHDPRAITLEAPLAPPGWEHWFGTDQSGRDLYSRIVHGTAQSLLIGLGAAAVGVGLAVVFGSWAALGGRWADTVIGRGIEVLFAFPILLLAMVFIAVYGPSVQTLILAVGLGIAPGYARMVRAQVMSVRRSGYVQAAQALGHHPGRVLTQHILPNALRPLLAVLTLGIGQSIVWASGLAFLGFGVAPPSPEWGALLEAGRPYIIEAWWLEIIPGLAVLATALTATVLGKFVESTLEGER is encoded by the coding sequence ATGACCACCCAGCCCCAGACCCAGCCCCGAATAACAGCCGACGCCGGCACCACCGGTGCGGTGCCCGCCGCGCCTCACCCGGCCGGGCCGGCGTCGTCGGCGGCCTGGCGACGGGTCCCGACCACCGTGTGGATCGCCGGGGTGTTCGCGGGACTGCTGGTCCTCGCCGCGTTCGCCCCCGGGGTCCTGGCCACCCATGATCCGCGTGCCATCACCCTGGAGGCCCCGCTGGCCCCTCCCGGCTGGGAGCACTGGTTCGGCACCGACCAGTCCGGCCGGGACCTGTACTCGAGGATCGTGCACGGCACGGCCCAGTCCCTGCTGATCGGACTCGGTGCCGCGGCCGTGGGCGTGGGACTCGCCGTGGTCTTCGGATCCTGGGCCGCACTGGGCGGACGCTGGGCGGACACCGTCATCGGCCGGGGGATCGAAGTCCTCTTCGCCTTCCCCATCCTGCTGCTGGCCATGGTGTTCATCGCCGTCTACGGGCCCTCGGTGCAGACCCTGATCCTCGCGGTCGGGCTCGGGATCGCCCCCGGCTATGCCCGGATGGTCCGCGCCCAGGTGATGAGCGTCCGGCGGTCCGGCTACGTCCAGGCGGCGCAGGCCCTGGGTCACCACCCCGGCCGTGTCCTGACGCAGCACATCCTGCCGAATGCCCTGCGGCCCCTGCTGGCGGTCCTGACCCTCGGCATCGGCCAGTCCATCGTCTGGGCCTCCGGCCTGGCGTTCCTCGGCTTCGGCGTGGCCCCGCCCTCGCCCGAGTGGGGCGCCCTGCTGGAGGCCGGCCGCCCCTACATCATCGAGGCCTGGTGGCTGGAGATCATCCCGGGCCTGGCCGTGCTGGCCACCGCCCTGACCGCCACCGTCCTCGGCAAGTTCGTGGAGTCCACCCTAGAAGGAGAACGCTGA
- a CDS encoding ABC transporter substrate-binding protein, producing the protein MSTPPSPNAPENRRGSDDPSVTTAANTAANTVATARARRRPGALTIGLTLVLGSALALSACSSGGAGSEESEEQAALTGSATEPVQGGILEYGHLQEPNCIFGGWIQENFTARQVLDNLVSATEDGSVVPWIATEWSVSEDRTVWTLHLRDDVHFTDGTRLDAEAVAYNFDYWMDGGNGTAAAHLGGFYDHSEVVDADTVEIHLSAPFAPFLSTLSQSYFGLQSPTALQTRTAEENCTEPIGSGPFTVKDWKRGEYIEFERNEDYAWAPPNARHQGPAHLEGIRWNIVPDGTSRYGSLLAGEMDAIGEIPAVNIAEARQRYDFTQYITPGRPVVINLNTERGLFTDQAVRQALSHATDREANIESAFLGTVPFEPSGYLSQSTPDYDADAAQQYPFDLERANELLDGAGWTGRAEDGTRIKDGQRLQVKIVYGLNTIVTPDGNTAIQNFQEQARAAGFDIELRPLTPSENFSGAYSTPDSYDGSVGYWTSPHAGILNINYRPSTEDQPNGANTTFLDNEQVFTTIQEALQAPTAEEVSAKFSQAQYQLSELAPAIGLYTQTNTLAVSDRVTGLWLEPAQGGPIFHDAHFTSDEARDSSRGFSAENAENPESAG; encoded by the coding sequence ATGAGTACCCCACCCTCCCCGAACGCGCCCGAAAACCGGCGCGGTTCGGATGACCCGTCAGTCACCACCGCGGCCAACACCGCTGCCAACACCGTTGCCACCGCCAGGGCACGACGCCGGCCAGGCGCCCTCACCATCGGCCTCACCTTGGTCTTGGGTTCGGCCCTGGCCCTGTCCGCCTGCTCGTCCGGCGGCGCCGGCTCGGAGGAGTCGGAGGAGCAGGCGGCCTTGACCGGCTCCGCCACGGAACCGGTCCAGGGCGGCATCCTCGAGTACGGGCACCTCCAGGAGCCCAACTGCATCTTCGGCGGCTGGATCCAGGAGAACTTCACGGCCCGCCAGGTGCTGGACAACCTGGTCTCGGCCACGGAGGACGGCTCGGTGGTGCCGTGGATCGCCACCGAGTGGTCGGTCTCGGAGGACCGGACGGTGTGGACCTTGCATCTGCGGGATGACGTCCACTTCACGGACGGCACGCGGCTGGACGCGGAGGCGGTGGCCTACAACTTCGACTACTGGATGGACGGCGGCAACGGCACCGCAGCGGCCCATCTGGGCGGGTTCTACGACCACTCCGAGGTGGTGGATGCTGACACGGTGGAGATCCATCTCTCCGCTCCGTTCGCCCCGTTCCTGTCCACCCTCTCGCAGTCGTACTTCGGCCTGCAGTCGCCGACGGCGCTGCAGACCCGGACGGCTGAGGAGAATTGCACCGAACCGATCGGCTCCGGCCCCTTCACGGTCAAGGACTGGAAGCGGGGCGAGTACATCGAGTTCGAACGCAACGAGGACTATGCCTGGGCGCCGCCGAACGCGCGGCACCAGGGACCGGCCCACCTGGAGGGCATCCGCTGGAACATCGTCCCGGACGGCACCTCGCGCTACGGCTCGCTGCTGGCCGGAGAGATGGACGCGATCGGTGAGATCCCCGCCGTCAACATCGCCGAGGCGCGCCAGCGGTATGACTTCACGCAGTACATCACCCCCGGCCGGCCCGTGGTCATCAACCTGAACACCGAACGGGGCCTCTTCACTGACCAGGCGGTCCGCCAGGCCCTGAGCCACGCCACGGACCGCGAGGCGAACATCGAGTCGGCCTTCCTCGGCACTGTCCCGTTCGAGCCCAGCGGGTACCTCTCCCAGTCCACCCCTGACTATGACGCGGACGCGGCCCAGCAGTACCCCTTCGACCTGGAGAGGGCGAACGAGCTGCTGGACGGGGCCGGGTGGACCGGTCGCGCTGAGGACGGAACCCGGATCAAGGACGGGCAGCGGCTGCAGGTGAAGATCGTCTACGGCCTGAACACCATCGTCACGCCGGACGGAAACACCGCCATCCAGAACTTCCAGGAACAGGCCCGGGCCGCCGGATTCGACATCGAACTGCGACCACTCACCCCCTCCGAGAACTTCTCCGGCGCCTACTCCACCCCGGACAGCTATGACGGCAGCGTCGGGTACTGGACCAGCCCGCACGCCGGGATCCTCAACATCAACTACCGGCCCTCCACCGAGGACCAGCCCAATGGGGCCAACACCACATTCCTGGACAACGAGCAGGTGTTCACCACCATCCAGGAGGCCCTCCAGGCGCCCACGGCAGAGGAGGTCAGCGCGAAGTTCTCCCAGGCCCAGTATCAGCTCAGCGAGCTGGCTCCTGCGATCGGCCTGTATACGCAGACCAACACCCTGGCGGTCTCGGACCGGGTCACCGGCCTCTGGCTCGAGCCGGCCCAGGGTGGGCCGATCTTCCACGACGCCCACTTCACCTCGGACGAGGCCCGGGACTCCTCCCGCGGCTTCTCCGCGGAGAACGCAGAGAACCCAGAGAGCGCAGGCTGA
- a CDS encoding LLM class flavin-dependent oxidoreductase, translating into MSTENPTPSNTAPRPLRFNAFVMNTTSHIHHGQWRREDAGQTEFTDVNTWINLAKTLEAAKFDAMFFADVVGHYGDADGDYSVYVNEGLQIPSNDPTVLLGALAVVTEHIGLATTSNVFQSHPFQFARQLSTLDHLSGGRIAWNIVTGTQDNGSRNFGLPRLTDHAERYRWAAEYIDVTYKLWEGSWDEDAVVKDRAGSRYSDPEKVHKIHHVGERYSVEGPHLPSPSPQRTPVLFQAGSSASGRDFAARNAEAVFIIATTPDVARQQIEDTRRRAVEAGRAPEDITFYQGLSFVIGDTEEEAQRKLEEYEQYASLDGYLAHAALVDPDGRVYPPETPLKDLETNTQKGFAEWVSKAITDREPVVADIAWRSHRNSRVVGTPEQIADQLEEWQAAGVDGINVINWVIPGSFEEFAEKVLPVLRARGLAQSEYVPGTLRQKLFGHDRLPETHPAAQYRGAFARLEDAVPAGA; encoded by the coding sequence ATGAGCACCGAGAACCCGACCCCCTCCAACACCGCCCCGCGCCCCCTGCGGTTCAACGCGTTCGTCATGAACACCACCAGCCACATCCACCACGGCCAGTGGCGCCGCGAGGATGCCGGCCAGACCGAGTTCACGGACGTCAACACGTGGATCAACCTCGCGAAGACCCTGGAGGCGGCCAAGTTCGACGCGATGTTCTTCGCGGACGTGGTGGGCCACTACGGCGATGCCGACGGGGACTACTCCGTGTACGTCAACGAAGGCCTGCAGATCCCGTCCAACGATCCGACCGTGCTGCTCGGGGCGCTCGCCGTGGTCACCGAGCACATCGGCCTGGCCACCACCTCGAACGTGTTCCAGTCCCACCCGTTCCAGTTCGCCCGCCAGCTCTCCACCCTGGACCACCTCTCCGGCGGCCGCATCGCCTGGAACATCGTCACAGGCACCCAGGACAACGGCTCGCGCAACTTCGGTCTGCCGCGGCTGACCGACCACGCCGAGCGCTACCGCTGGGCCGCGGAGTACATCGACGTCACGTACAAGCTGTGGGAGGGGTCCTGGGACGAGGACGCGGTGGTCAAGGACCGTGCGGGCTCGCGCTACTCGGACCCGGAGAAGGTGCACAAGATCCACCATGTGGGCGAGCGCTACTCGGTGGAGGGCCCGCACCTGCCCTCCCCGTCCCCGCAGCGCACGCCGGTGCTGTTCCAAGCCGGTTCCTCGGCCTCCGGCCGTGACTTCGCCGCCCGCAACGCCGAGGCCGTGTTCATCATCGCGACCACCCCGGATGTGGCCCGCCAGCAGATCGAGGACACCCGGCGCCGCGCCGTCGAGGCCGGCCGGGCACCGGAGGACATCACGTTCTACCAGGGGCTCAGCTTCGTGATCGGGGACACCGAGGAGGAGGCCCAGCGCAAGCTGGAGGAGTACGAGCAGTACGCCTCCCTGGACGGCTACCTGGCCCATGCCGCCCTCGTGGATCCGGACGGCCGGGTCTATCCGCCCGAGACTCCGCTGAAGGATCTGGAGACCAACACACAGAAGGGCTTCGCGGAGTGGGTCTCCAAGGCGATCACGGACCGCGAGCCCGTGGTGGCGGACATCGCCTGGCGCAGCCACCGCAACAGCCGCGTGGTGGGCACCCCGGAGCAGATCGCCGACCAGCTGGAGGAATGGCAGGCGGCGGGCGTGGACGGCATCAACGTCATCAACTGGGTCATCCCCGGCTCCTTCGAGGAGTTCGCGGAGAAGGTCCTGCCGGTGCTGCGCGCACGCGGCCTGGCCCAGTCCGAGTACGTCCCGGGCACCCTGCGCCAGAAGCTCTTCGGCCACGACCGCCTGCCCGAGACCCACCCGGCCGCCCAGTACCGGGGTGCCTTCGCCCGCCTCGAAGACGCCGTGCCCGCCGGCGCCTGA
- a CDS encoding SRPBCC family protein, which translates to MSETQGHPAVTGEPTAWFERDGPACRTIVEVAVPGTAEEAWESVATGPGYRRWFVEAELEPRVGGALVTHHGDFGDSEGTITAWDPPHRYAYVEPDWMGEGTPVPDWTTEITLEPVPDDGPPATLVRLTSGVATEAETWGEDIEGTLPGWRSALRLLAEFHTHFAGRDTAQALVMREVPEGHRLTVLLGLDGAVVGQQATARAEAGGWHLAVTGTVIEASSGRAGEGPTQQDSVVLRVTDGTAPGVYEFGTMQYGETRMSVVRGYLYLPFGADPDASSAARATERDWSAIVDALLA; encoded by the coding sequence ATGAGCGAAACACAGGGCCATCCAGCCGTCACCGGCGAACCCACCGCCTGGTTCGAGCGGGACGGTCCGGCCTGCCGCACCATCGTGGAGGTGGCCGTCCCCGGAACCGCCGAGGAGGCCTGGGAATCGGTCGCCACCGGCCCCGGCTACCGCCGCTGGTTCGTCGAGGCCGAGCTGGAGCCCCGCGTCGGCGGCGCCCTGGTCACCCACCATGGCGACTTCGGCGACTCCGAGGGCACCATCACCGCCTGGGATCCGCCCCACCGCTACGCGTACGTGGAACCCGACTGGATGGGCGAGGGCACCCCGGTCCCGGACTGGACCACCGAGATCACCCTGGAACCCGTGCCCGACGACGGCCCGCCGGCCACCCTCGTCCGGCTCACCAGCGGCGTGGCCACCGAGGCGGAAACCTGGGGCGAGGACATCGAGGGCACGCTGCCCGGCTGGCGGTCCGCGCTGCGGCTGCTCGCCGAGTTCCACACCCACTTCGCCGGGCGGGACACCGCCCAGGCCCTGGTGATGCGCGAGGTCCCGGAGGGACACCGGCTGACGGTGCTGCTGGGATTGGACGGGGCCGTCGTCGGGCAGCAGGCCACCGCCCGGGCCGAGGCCGGCGGGTGGCACCTCGCGGTGACCGGCACGGTGATCGAGGCGAGCAGCGGCCGGGCCGGTGAGGGGCCGACCCAGCAGGACTCCGTGGTTCTGCGCGTGACCGACGGAACCGCTCCGGGCGTCTACGAGTTCGGCACCATGCAGTACGGCGAGACCCGGATGTCCGTGGTGCGCGGCTACCTGTACCTTCCCTTCGGCGCAGATCCGGACGCCTCCTCGGCTGCCAGAGCAACGGAACGGGACTGGTCCGCTATCGTCGATGCCCTTCTGGCGTGA
- a CDS encoding ABC transporter permease has product MPVTTGTTVPTENQTTAPAQPSAPEPGPGPRPEPGPVRRGRPVASTAALIGKKVLGALFVIWAAASITFLIQSLLPGDRATLLLNQQTGQVQERSAEELAPINEQFGFDDPLITQYVTFLGGLLRGDLGTSYTLYQPVTTVIGDQIVPTLVLTFTALAVAWALAIVLLLLTARRAPWVSRIFSGLESAAAALPQYWLGIILLVVFSLWLGLFPVVSGSGTAGLVLPALTLGIPLAGFLAQVMRAEFERTLDEPFVLTARARGMSDGGVRLRHVLRHSLLPGLSLTGWAVGAQFSAAVIAENVFARPGLGRVLVTAVNGRDLPVVCGVVMLVALVYVITNLIVDTAYILVDPRLKEAA; this is encoded by the coding sequence ATGCCCGTCACCACCGGAACCACCGTGCCCACTGAGAACCAAACCACTGCACCCGCCCAGCCATCAGCCCCGGAGCCCGGTCCCGGTCCCCGTCCTGAGCCTGGCCCCGTCCGGCGCGGACGCCCGGTCGCCTCGACCGCCGCGCTCATCGGGAAGAAGGTCCTCGGCGCGCTGTTCGTCATCTGGGCCGCGGCCTCGATCACCTTCCTCATCCAGTCCCTGCTGCCCGGAGACCGCGCCACGCTGTTGTTGAACCAGCAGACCGGGCAGGTGCAGGAGCGCTCCGCCGAGGAACTGGCGCCGATCAACGAGCAGTTCGGCTTCGACGATCCGCTGATCACCCAGTACGTCACCTTCCTGGGTGGCCTGCTGCGCGGGGACCTGGGCACGTCCTACACCCTGTACCAGCCGGTCACCACCGTGATCGGGGACCAGATCGTCCCCACCCTGGTCCTGACGTTCACCGCCCTGGCCGTGGCCTGGGCCCTGGCGATCGTGCTGCTGTTGCTCACGGCCCGCCGCGCGCCCTGGGTGTCCCGGATCTTCTCCGGTCTCGAGTCCGCGGCGGCCGCCCTGCCGCAGTACTGGCTGGGCATCATCCTGCTCGTGGTGTTCTCCCTGTGGCTGGGACTCTTCCCCGTGGTCTCGGGCAGTGGCACGGCCGGCCTGGTGCTGCCGGCGTTGACCCTCGGCATCCCGCTGGCCGGCTTCCTCGCCCAGGTGATGCGCGCCGAGTTCGAGCGGACCCTGGATGAACCGTTCGTCCTCACCGCCCGGGCCCGAGGCATGTCCGACGGCGGCGTGCGGCTGCGCCACGTGCTGCGCCACTCGCTGTTGCCCGGTCTCAGCCTGACCGGCTGGGCGGTGGGAGCCCAGTTCTCCGCCGCCGTGATCGCCGAGAACGTGTTCGCCCGTCCCGGCCTCGGCCGGGTCCTGGTCACCGCCGTCAACGGCCGTGATCTGCCGGTGGTCTGCGGCGTGGTCATGCTCGTGGCCCTGGTCTACGTGATCACCAACCTGATCGTGGACACCGCCTACATCCTCGTGGACCCCCGATTGAAGGAGGCAGCATGA
- a CDS encoding dipeptide ABC transporter ATP-binding protein — translation MTTVTDADTATPLRTDPAPETGAARAAPRPLAELENLNVWFSDAHGRRSHVVHDVSVQIQPGECVAIIGESGSGKSVTARTLIGLTGPGSHVQADTATALGRDIQTLRDADWRSIRGKDIGFILQDALVSLDPLRTVGAEIGESLRLHGVRDRAERAARVEQLLAEVGVPEPHLVAGQRPDQLSGGLRQRALIASAIANHPSLVVADEPTTALDVTVQAQVLDLLAQRKEDGTAILLISHDFSVVGRLADRVLVMQGGWIVESGTAAEVLQNPQHSYTRQLLDAVPSGHTKGEYLTEDGRLRALERAADSEATIPAAEAPAVLSARGLTKSYRGPDGRDRTVVRDVSFDVYAGKTLGIVGESGSGKSTTASMALGFITPDAGTVLLDGAPWSELSLAGRRSRRREVTVVYQDPLSSFDPRWSGERILTDALDAGAAPGVFASSRARRAHRQEQSERAAQLARVVGLAPEHLAKHPLRLSGGQRQRLSIARALAPEPKVVVLDEAVSALDVSVQAQVLDLLSELQETLGTTYLFISHDLGVIHHMSDEILVMKDGTAVEYGGADRVFEQPDHDYTRALLGSLQALSTHVP, via the coding sequence ATGACCACTGTGACCGACGCTGACACCGCCACGCCGCTCCGGACGGACCCGGCCCCTGAGACCGGCGCCGCCAGAGCCGCTCCCCGTCCCCTGGCCGAGTTGGAGAACCTCAACGTCTGGTTCTCGGACGCCCACGGCCGCCGCAGCCACGTGGTGCATGACGTCTCCGTGCAGATCCAGCCCGGCGAGTGCGTGGCGATCATCGGCGAATCGGGCTCGGGCAAGTCCGTCACCGCCCGGACCCTCATCGGCCTGACCGGGCCCGGCTCCCACGTGCAGGCAGACACGGCCACCGCGCTGGGCCGGGACATCCAGACGCTGCGGGACGCGGACTGGCGGTCCATCCGCGGCAAGGACATCGGCTTCATCCTGCAGGACGCCCTCGTCTCCCTGGACCCATTGCGCACCGTGGGAGCGGAGATCGGCGAATCGCTGCGCCTGCACGGCGTGCGGGACCGTGCGGAGCGGGCCGCCCGGGTGGAACAGCTCCTCGCGGAGGTCGGCGTCCCGGAGCCGCACCTGGTGGCAGGCCAGCGACCGGACCAGCTCTCCGGTGGCCTGCGCCAGCGCGCCCTGATCGCCTCGGCCATCGCCAACCACCCGTCCCTGGTGGTGGCCGACGAACCGACCACCGCCCTCGATGTCACCGTCCAGGCCCAGGTCCTGGACCTACTGGCCCAGCGCAAGGAGGACGGCACCGCGATCCTGCTGATCAGCCACGACTTCTCCGTGGTGGGACGGTTGGCCGACCGCGTGCTGGTGATGCAGGGCGGCTGGATCGTGGAGTCCGGGACCGCGGCCGAGGTCCTACAGAACCCACAGCACTCCTACACCCGCCAGCTGCTGGACGCCGTGCCCTCCGGCCACACCAAGGGCGAGTACCTCACCGAGGACGGTCGGCTCCGGGCGCTCGAGCGCGCCGCGGACTCCGAGGCCACCATCCCGGCGGCTGAGGCGCCCGCGGTGCTGTCCGCCCGCGGGCTGACCAAGTCCTACCGGGGGCCGGACGGCCGGGACCGCACCGTGGTGCGGGACGTGTCCTTCGACGTGTACGCCGGCAAGACCTTGGGGATCGTGGGGGAGTCCGGTTCGGGGAAGTCCACCACGGCCTCCATGGCGCTGGGTTTCATCACCCCGGACGCGGGCACCGTCCTGCTGGACGGTGCGCCCTGGAGCGAGCTGTCCCTGGCCGGCAGGAGGTCCCGCCGCCGCGAGGTGACCGTGGTCTACCAGGACCCGCTGAGCTCCTTCGACCCGCGGTGGAGCGGCGAGCGGATCCTCACCGACGCGCTCGACGCGGGCGCGGCCCCCGGGGTGTTCGCCTCGTCCCGGGCGCGGCGGGCCCACCGGCAGGAGCAGTCCGAGCGGGCGGCGCAGCTGGCCCGCGTGGTCGGCCTCGCCCCGGAACACCTGGCCAAGCACCCGCTGCGGCTCTCCGGCGGTCAGCGGCAGCGGCTCTCGATCGCCCGGGCGCTGGCCCCGGAGCCGAAGGTCGTGGTGTTGGACGAGGCCGTCTCCGCCCTGGACGTCTCCGTGCAGGCCCAGGTGCTGGACCTGCTCTCCGAACTGCAGGAGACCCTCGGGACCACCTACCTGTTCATCTCCCACGACCTCGGGGTGATCCATCACATGAGCGACGAGATCCTGGTCATGAAGGACGGGACGGCCGTGGAGTACGGAGGGGCCGACCGCGTGTTCGAACAGCCGGACCATGACTACACGCGGGCGCTGCTCGGCTCGCTTCAGGCCCTCTCCACCCACGTGCCCTGA